The Cystobacter ferrugineus genome includes a window with the following:
- the udk gene encoding uridine kinase, with protein sequence MSSPLVVGIAGGTASGKTTVARKVREALADCRVAFIDQDSYYRDLSDLPMAERREVNFDHPDAFDTELLVAHLAELKAGRAIQKPVYDFVTCTRQPQTVRVEPGDMILLEGILVLHMKPLRDEMNVRIYVDTDDDLRILRRLERDIHERGQEFDHVVSQYLRHVRPMHMGFVEPSKHHADIIVPQGGSNDIAIGMIVSALRARLMNPVTQR encoded by the coding sequence ATGTCGTCACCCCTCGTCGTAGGCATCGCCGGTGGTACTGCTTCCGGTAAGACGACGGTCGCCCGGAAGGTTCGCGAGGCGCTCGCCGACTGCCGTGTGGCCTTCATCGATCAGGATTCGTATTACCGGGACCTGTCGGACCTGCCGATGGCCGAGCGCCGCGAGGTCAACTTCGACCACCCGGATGCCTTCGACACGGAGCTGCTCGTCGCGCACCTGGCGGAGCTCAAGGCCGGCCGCGCCATCCAGAAGCCCGTGTACGACTTCGTCACCTGCACCCGGCAGCCGCAGACGGTGCGCGTGGAGCCCGGGGACATGATCCTCCTGGAGGGCATCCTCGTGCTGCACATGAAGCCGCTGCGCGACGAGATGAACGTGCGCATCTACGTGGACACGGATGACGACCTGCGCATCCTGCGCCGGCTCGAGCGCGACATCCACGAGCGCGGCCAGGAATTCGATCACGTGGTGAGCCAGTACCTGCGCCACGTGCGGCCCATGCACATGGGCTTCGTCGAGCCCTCCAAGCACCACGCGGACATCATCGTGCCGCAGGGGGGCAGCAACGACATCGCCATCGGGATGATCGTCAGCGCGCTGCGCGCCCGGCTGATGAACCCCGTCACGCAGCGCTGA
- a CDS encoding alpha/beta fold hydrolase has translation MYQTHGFYVSPVALPLEEGGLLGGARVAWCAYGERSEDNVVVLLHDLPHSHHVLRTSGQDAVPHSGWGSELLGEGRPLDPAALHVVVPNLLGSPFGSTSPVAVDPHVGQPYGAALPTVTVLDMARAVAALLRSMKVERVRAVVGVGLGGMVALRLAALFAERVAGVAVLGAARALPESLRERLGLTRHLLRLDPHFRDGHYAPGAGPRRTLRKQVLEYLRLVHGPGGEAPDTVQALEAEAQALADTFDANAWALLCTAYAGADLTECLAEVRAPVLLAAAANDSLAPPARVRDTYHLLSAAGIRAHYHELPEPCSHQGLLAGNRRLHGPLRDFLRRRG, from the coding sequence GTGTACCAGACCCACGGCTTCTACGTGTCTCCGGTTGCACTTCCCCTGGAGGAAGGCGGCCTGCTCGGCGGAGCCCGGGTCGCCTGGTGTGCCTACGGCGAGCGCTCCGAGGACAATGTTGTGGTGCTGTTGCACGATCTGCCGCACTCCCACCACGTCCTTCGCACTTCGGGGCAGGACGCCGTCCCGCACTCCGGGTGGGGCTCGGAGTTACTCGGCGAGGGGCGGCCGTTGGATCCGGCGGCGCTGCACGTGGTGGTGCCCAACCTGCTCGGCAGTCCGTTCGGCTCCACGTCGCCCGTGGCGGTGGATCCCCACGTGGGCCAGCCCTATGGCGCCGCCCTGCCCACGGTGACGGTGCTGGACATGGCGCGCGCGGTGGCGGCGCTCTTGCGCTCGATGAAGGTGGAGCGCGTGCGCGCGGTGGTGGGCGTGGGGCTCGGCGGGATGGTGGCGCTGCGGCTCGCGGCGCTCTTCGCCGAGCGGGTGGCGGGCGTGGCGGTGCTCGGCGCGGCGCGCGCCCTGCCCGAGTCCCTGCGCGAGCGCCTGGGCCTCACCCGGCACCTGCTGCGCCTGGATCCCCACTTCCGTGATGGGCACTACGCCCCGGGCGCCGGCCCCCGGCGCACGCTGCGCAAACAAGTCCTGGAGTACCTGCGGCTCGTCCACGGGCCCGGCGGCGAGGCCCCGGACACCGTCCAGGCGCTGGAAGCCGAGGCCCAGGCCCTCGCGGACACCTTCGACGCGAACGCCTGGGCGCTGTTGTGCACGGCCTACGCGGGCGCGGACCTCACCGAGTGCCTGGCCGAGGTGCGCGCGCCGGTGCTGCTCGCGGCGGCCGCGAACGATTCTCTGGCGCCTCCCGCGCGCGTGCGCGACACGTACCACCTGCTCAGCGCCGCGGGCATCCGGGCGCACTACCACGAGCTGCCCGAGCCCTGCTCGCACCAGGGTCTGCTCGCCGGCAACCGGCGGCTGCACGGCCCCCTGCGCGACTTCCTGCGCCGCCGCGGCTGA
- a CDS encoding PQQ-binding-like beta-propeller repeat protein: protein MIRFRIGHRWKREPAEAPHDSVSLELDGVNLLPGAVEEPLVEVVPALLGALAALHAGGQRLAQVSLTEAHLELVLRRSGGDIEVQVASLSRPARLLRPALRLDAEELVEAARACGQGFLEDLKQVAPERLRGEQGQALQRALKELEETAPHPRELRPEPFTFRATAPTLPGFGFVLDDGDDVLRRAAREKGPALASLLCPGEVWLALPQRPVAWRAPGPPFLTALELTRQAADLARALEMGEPRFSFEPAGVRPELTLELKTGEARLGGPPIALRAEELLAAMFHLGQALALAMSERERSLANNPYLQELTERSREGLSHLRGAVRPPEEAGAAPARVASASGGSRPLKVPGRLRRLRFESLWEQRKLVDADTGRLMMGRQGLVYSSPDMACVFERKTGKQVWRRAASHGVAASEDGYSLAASGVRLCGFPGKGAGADWLRVHDGLRVGPLLLRQYGMLYTLADERVVLALNEVTGREAWRLTPARTRRGYLSIHAHRALLATDSGYLYGLGLADGQVRFRMSASLPFLGAPVPWARRFVALLGQGSNSALLLADAHSGEAVWTYEMSLALPSTPLPSGKRVYIAGELEGEGVLLCVDAAGQSRWQRALHLGPGPFALARLPGAVLVTSSLGAAARVSDSGEVDWRMGAAGEQLTRPLRPIVSRGVALVPGERVRAVDPLRGDVLAEVRAGAGLMALQADAQLNLYFLDELGTLSAYRLGSHFTVVGG from the coding sequence ATGATCCGCTTTCGCATCGGACATCGATGGAAGCGCGAACCCGCGGAGGCGCCGCATGATTCCGTGTCGCTGGAATTGGACGGGGTGAATCTGCTGCCTGGCGCGGTGGAAGAGCCGCTGGTGGAGGTGGTGCCCGCGCTGCTCGGGGCCCTGGCCGCGCTGCACGCGGGAGGGCAGAGGCTCGCGCAGGTGTCGCTCACGGAGGCGCACCTGGAGCTGGTGCTGAGACGTTCAGGAGGCGACATCGAGGTGCAGGTGGCGAGCCTGTCGCGTCCGGCGCGGCTGCTGCGGCCGGCGTTGCGGCTGGACGCGGAGGAGCTCGTGGAGGCGGCGCGGGCGTGTGGCCAGGGCTTCCTGGAGGACTTGAAGCAGGTGGCGCCGGAGCGGCTGCGAGGCGAGCAGGGCCAGGCGCTGCAGCGGGCCCTGAAGGAGCTGGAGGAGACCGCGCCCCATCCCCGCGAGCTGCGCCCCGAGCCCTTCACGTTCCGCGCCACGGCCCCCACCCTGCCTGGCTTCGGCTTCGTGCTGGACGATGGGGACGACGTGCTGCGGCGGGCGGCCCGGGAGAAGGGGCCGGCACTGGCGTCGCTGCTGTGTCCGGGAGAGGTGTGGCTGGCACTGCCGCAGCGGCCGGTGGCGTGGCGCGCGCCGGGGCCGCCCTTCCTCACGGCGCTGGAGCTCACGCGGCAGGCGGCGGACCTGGCCCGCGCCCTGGAGATGGGCGAGCCGCGCTTCTCCTTCGAGCCCGCGGGCGTGCGGCCCGAGCTGACGTTGGAGTTGAAGACGGGAGAGGCGCGCCTGGGCGGACCCCCCATCGCCCTGCGCGCCGAGGAGCTGCTGGCGGCCATGTTCCACCTGGGCCAGGCGCTGGCCCTGGCCATGTCCGAGCGCGAGCGCTCGCTCGCGAACAACCCGTACCTGCAGGAGCTGACCGAGCGCAGCCGCGAGGGGCTGTCGCACCTGCGCGGCGCGGTGCGGCCCCCCGAGGAGGCGGGAGCCGCGCCGGCCCGGGTGGCGTCGGCCTCCGGGGGCTCGCGCCCACTGAAGGTGCCGGGGAGGCTGCGCCGCCTGCGCTTCGAGAGCCTGTGGGAGCAGCGCAAGCTGGTGGACGCGGACACGGGGCGGCTGATGATGGGGCGCCAGGGGCTGGTGTATTCGTCGCCGGACATGGCCTGCGTCTTCGAGCGCAAGACGGGCAAGCAGGTGTGGCGGCGGGCGGCGAGCCATGGTGTGGCGGCCTCGGAGGACGGCTACAGCCTGGCGGCGAGCGGGGTGCGCCTGTGCGGTTTTCCCGGCAAGGGCGCGGGAGCGGATTGGTTGCGCGTGCACGACGGGCTGCGCGTCGGCCCGTTGCTCCTGCGGCAGTACGGCATGCTCTACACCCTGGCGGATGAGCGGGTGGTGCTCGCGCTCAACGAGGTGACGGGCCGCGAGGCGTGGCGGCTGACGCCCGCGCGCACGCGCCGGGGCTACCTGTCCATCCATGCCCACCGCGCCCTGCTGGCGACGGACTCGGGCTACCTCTACGGGCTGGGGCTCGCGGATGGACAGGTGCGCTTCCGCATGAGCGCGTCCCTGCCCTTCCTGGGCGCGCCGGTGCCCTGGGCGCGGCGCTTCGTGGCGCTGCTCGGCCAGGGCTCCAACTCGGCGCTGCTGCTCGCGGACGCGCACTCGGGCGAGGCGGTGTGGACGTACGAGATGTCCCTCGCCCTGCCCTCCACGCCACTGCCGAGCGGCAAGCGCGTGTACATCGCCGGAGAGCTGGAGGGCGAAGGCGTGCTCTTGTGCGTGGACGCGGCGGGACAGTCGCGCTGGCAGCGCGCGCTGCACCTGGGTCCGGGGCCCTTCGCGCTCGCGCGCCTGCCGGGCGCGGTGCTGGTGACGTCCTCCCTGGGCGCGGCGGCGCGGGTGAGCGACTCGGGAGAGGTGGACTGGCGCATGGGCGCCGCGGGCGAGCAGCTCACCCGCCCCCTGAGGCCCATCGTCTCGCGCGGCGTCGCCCTGGTGCCGGGCGAGCGCGTGCGCGCGGTGGATCCCCTCCGCGGCGACGTGCTCGCGGAGGTGCGCGCCGGCGCGGGACTCATGGCGCTCCAGGCCGACGCCCAGCTCAACCTCTACTTCCTGGACGAGCTCGGCACGCTGTCGGCGTACCGGTTGGGCTCGCACTTCACGGTGGTGGGCGGCTAG
- a CDS encoding HTH domain-containing protein, whose translation MLESEGRPLHFLEITERSIAQNLLSHVGKTPELTMLSRLAAMARRTRDRKVIVTAKDTFALTDWSLPEDLEALAHTGVLEAHPEEGLPPLRPTERHPDPRGDNVRVAGRGSERKQRRQEEEEGRGGRRRRFPPMPEVVFEILSEADQSLRPEQLLEQARAKELAAEDATVEALLTALLEDNQRRIDAGRRPQFSFSTETGAVTLERAGSPSEAPPLELQAAFAAALGIPLEDGRPVLNRPSATAAAPEALADAALLTAARSAVKDARKAVARSLRKRLGELDVGTFEKSVVKMMHALGFRELKVAKRSKEGPLLTARKREGSVDLRFAIRMLKGTPALDRKAVQELRKDLGHYSAQVGLLACAGEARGDARTEAQASGSLVMLWCGDALGEKFLEAKAAVSVTTVELYDVDERFFEVAKLEAEEAQKRREERQREKLARAGEGEEAGGEGESRGAVSVEATEEAQARREERREERQRERDARREERRRERKAAQEESGTESAPAVAAPDVAPTAPAGLSEEEEGDEEGEDEDLEAASAFVAGGPGETGTSEEAASSSERKRRRRRRRGRRGRGGRGPEGAPGEPGAAAAAEGAPAVAVTTESTVSTTTVEGTTAEGTTVQTTTQQETTLVAVTAVDAGPVEGASAPLVESQGMLPLDVPPVAPAVAVEATPTAEAAPAAPEAAPAAPEEPKPQGEPGPSSSNGGSPEGGTA comes from the coding sequence GTGCTCGAGAGCGAAGGCCGTCCCCTCCACTTCCTCGAGATCACCGAGAGATCGATCGCCCAGAACCTGCTGTCCCACGTGGGCAAGACGCCCGAGCTGACGATGTTGTCGCGGCTCGCGGCGATGGCCCGCCGGACGCGCGATCGCAAGGTGATCGTCACCGCCAAGGACACCTTCGCCCTGACGGATTGGTCGCTGCCGGAGGACCTGGAGGCGCTGGCGCACACGGGCGTGTTGGAGGCGCATCCCGAGGAGGGGCTGCCCCCACTGCGGCCCACCGAGCGCCATCCGGATCCCCGCGGGGACAACGTGCGCGTGGCGGGCCGGGGCAGCGAGCGCAAGCAGCGCCGCCAGGAGGAGGAGGAGGGACGGGGTGGCCGCAGGCGCCGCTTCCCGCCGATGCCGGAGGTGGTGTTCGAGATCCTCAGCGAGGCGGACCAGTCGCTGCGTCCGGAGCAGCTCCTCGAGCAGGCGCGCGCGAAGGAGCTGGCGGCCGAGGACGCCACGGTGGAGGCGCTGCTCACCGCGCTGCTGGAGGACAACCAGCGGCGCATCGACGCGGGCCGCCGTCCCCAGTTCTCGTTCTCCACGGAGACGGGCGCGGTGACGCTGGAGCGCGCGGGCTCGCCGAGCGAGGCGCCGCCCCTGGAGCTGCAGGCCGCGTTCGCCGCCGCGCTGGGCATTCCGCTCGAGGACGGGCGTCCGGTGCTCAACCGCCCGAGTGCCACCGCCGCCGCCCCCGAGGCCCTGGCGGATGCCGCGCTGCTGACGGCGGCGCGCTCCGCGGTGAAGGACGCGCGCAAGGCCGTGGCGCGCTCGCTGCGCAAGCGCCTGGGCGAGCTGGACGTGGGCACCTTCGAGAAGTCCGTCGTGAAGATGATGCACGCGCTGGGCTTCCGCGAGCTCAAGGTGGCCAAGCGTTCCAAGGAAGGCCCGCTGCTCACCGCGCGCAAGCGCGAGGGCAGCGTGGATCTGCGCTTCGCCATCCGCATGCTCAAGGGCACGCCCGCGCTGGATCGCAAGGCGGTGCAGGAGCTGCGCAAGGATCTCGGTCACTACTCGGCGCAGGTGGGTCTGCTCGCGTGCGCCGGTGAGGCCCGGGGTGATGCGCGCACCGAGGCCCAGGCCAGTGGCTCGCTGGTGATGCTGTGGTGCGGCGACGCGCTGGGCGAGAAGTTCCTCGAGGCGAAGGCCGCAGTGAGCGTCACCACGGTGGAGCTGTACGACGTCGACGAGCGCTTCTTCGAGGTGGCGAAGCTGGAAGCCGAGGAGGCCCAGAAGCGCCGCGAGGAGCGCCAGCGCGAGAAGCTGGCCCGCGCCGGCGAGGGCGAGGAGGCGGGCGGGGAAGGGGAGTCGCGCGGGGCCGTGTCCGTCGAGGCCACGGAGGAGGCCCAGGCGCGCCGGGAGGAGCGGCGCGAAGAGCGTCAGCGCGAGCGGGACGCGCGCCGGGAGGAGCGCCGCCGGGAGCGCAAGGCCGCGCAGGAGGAGTCGGGCACCGAGTCCGCTCCCGCCGTGGCCGCGCCCGATGTGGCGCCCACCGCGCCCGCTGGCCTGTCCGAGGAGGAGGAGGGCGACGAGGAGGGCGAGGACGAGGATCTCGAGGCCGCGAGCGCCTTCGTGGCGGGTGGGCCGGGCGAGACGGGGACCTCGGAAGAGGCCGCCTCGTCGAGTGAGCGCAAGCGCCGCCGCCGCCGTCGCCGGGGCCGTCGCGGCCGGGGCGGACGTGGGCCGGAGGGCGCTCCGGGTGAGCCGGGCGCCGCGGCTGCCGCCGAGGGAGCTCCCGCCGTCGCCGTGACCACCGAGTCCACGGTGTCCACCACCACGGTGGAGGGCACGACGGCGGAGGGCACGACGGTCCAGACCACCACCCAGCAGGAGACCACCCTGGTCGCCGTCACGGCCGTGGATGCGGGGCCCGTGGAGGGTGCTTCCGCTCCTCTGGTCGAGTCCCAGGGGATGCTCCCCCTGGACGTGCCGCCCGTCGCGCCCGCCGTGGCCGTCGAGGCGACGCCCACCGCCGAGGCGGCTCCGGCTGCCCCCGAGGCGGCTCCGGCTGCCCCCGAGGAGCCCAAGCCCCAAGGGGAGCCCGGGCCGTCCTCATCGAACGGTGGCTCGCCGGAGGGCGGGACGGCCTGA
- a CDS encoding HEAT repeat domain-containing protein, with the protein MKSGLLPFLVALLLLGACRSREPRFPVEHVSLKGATVIDNGLLGWSASDIQVLFTDVLRDSRRFELLSEDAPEPRDPGPWSFTLELPFTREALKDGSAYSFAEVGATLLMERRSGEGTQRYQVVGLGEVRVESKDAEARRKALREALRRGLAQVVDAAGLQLAAVGRPDAALVMELQSPDERVREFALRVLAERRNPAAAPLLIRQLQDEDLQVARQAMGALVEMKERSAVPALIDLVKERDLGFMQEVVFAIGEIGGAEAEAYLFTVAQGHDQPDVQAAAQQALDTLYAAHKLATPEARGTDRAEH; encoded by the coding sequence ATGAAGTCCGGCCTGCTCCCATTCCTCGTGGCGCTGCTGCTGCTCGGCGCCTGCCGCTCGCGCGAGCCGCGCTTCCCGGTGGAGCACGTCTCGCTCAAGGGCGCGACGGTGATCGACAACGGTCTGCTCGGGTGGTCCGCGTCGGACATCCAGGTGCTCTTCACGGACGTGCTGCGCGACAGCCGCCGCTTCGAGCTGCTGTCGGAAGACGCGCCCGAGCCGCGTGACCCGGGCCCCTGGTCCTTCACGCTCGAGCTGCCCTTCACCCGCGAGGCGCTCAAGGACGGCAGCGCGTACTCCTTCGCCGAGGTGGGCGCCACGCTGCTGATGGAGCGGCGCTCGGGGGAGGGCACCCAGCGCTACCAGGTGGTGGGGCTGGGCGAGGTGCGCGTGGAGTCCAAGGACGCCGAGGCGCGGCGCAAGGCGCTGCGCGAGGCCTTGCGGCGCGGGCTCGCCCAGGTGGTCGACGCGGCCGGGCTCCAACTGGCGGCGGTGGGGCGCCCGGACGCGGCGCTGGTGATGGAACTCCAGTCCCCGGACGAGCGGGTGCGCGAGTTCGCCCTGCGCGTGCTCGCCGAGCGGCGCAACCCCGCGGCGGCCCCGCTGCTCATCCGCCAGTTGCAGGACGAGGATCTCCAGGTGGCGCGCCAGGCCATGGGCGCGCTGGTGGAGATGAAGGAGCGCTCCGCCGTGCCCGCGCTCATCGATCTGGTGAAGGAGAGGGACCTGGGCTTCATGCAGGAGGTCGTCTTCGCCATTGGAGAGATCGGCGGGGCCGAGGCCGAGGCGTACCTCTTCACCGTGGCGCAGGGGCATGATCAGCCCGATGTCCAGGCCGCGGCGCAGCAGGCGCTCGATACACTCTACGCGGCACACAAGCTCGCCACTCCGGAGGCGCGCGGCACGGACCGCGCGGAACACTGA
- a CDS encoding homoserine dehydrogenase, with protein MKEIGIALLGLGNVGLGTYRILTQHAKDIERRLGARVRVHHVLVREPGRARPEDVPSALLTHDMKTILANPEVSVVVELMGGLSPAREYVEQAIASGRHVVTANKALLSAHGEALFSSAIARGVDVHFEAAVCGGIPIIRTLREALASDRVESLTGIVNGTTNFILSAMADEGSTYADALRRAQELGYAEADPTLDVSGMDAAQKLCLLASLAFSARVSPGSILVEGISTLTPADIAHGREAGFVLKLLARARRVSDGLDVRVHPAFIPAASPLSDVKGGFNAVLLQSAALGASLFSGLGAGALPTGSAVVSDIIDTCRGLLAGVSGRLPLPCAPNVQDVPLLSPGERRGPTYLRFSVSDEPGVLGRIASVLGEKGVSINSVLQRPPRPEDTHATIVVFTHDTREADVIAAVQWIDSLRSTRAPTQVIRIEEGPGLLLSGR; from the coding sequence ATGAAGGAGATTGGAATCGCCCTGTTGGGGCTGGGCAACGTGGGCCTGGGGACGTACCGCATCCTCACGCAGCACGCGAAGGACATCGAGCGGCGGCTGGGCGCGCGGGTGCGCGTGCACCACGTGCTGGTGCGCGAGCCGGGCCGCGCCCGTCCCGAGGACGTGCCCTCGGCGCTCCTCACCCACGACATGAAGACGATCCTCGCCAACCCCGAGGTGTCGGTGGTGGTGGAGCTCATGGGGGGGTTGAGCCCCGCGCGCGAGTACGTGGAGCAGGCCATCGCCTCGGGCCGCCATGTGGTGACGGCCAACAAGGCGCTCCTGTCCGCGCATGGTGAGGCACTCTTCTCGAGCGCCATCGCCCGGGGCGTGGACGTGCACTTCGAGGCGGCCGTCTGCGGAGGCATCCCCATCATCCGCACGCTGCGCGAGGCGCTCGCCTCGGATCGGGTGGAGTCGCTCACGGGCATCGTGAATGGCACCACCAACTTCATCCTCTCGGCCATGGCGGACGAGGGCTCCACGTACGCGGACGCGCTGCGGCGCGCGCAGGAGCTGGGCTACGCCGAGGCGGATCCCACGCTGGACGTGAGCGGCATGGACGCGGCGCAGAAGCTGTGCCTGCTCGCCTCGCTGGCCTTCTCCGCGCGCGTGTCCCCCGGCTCCATCCTCGTGGAGGGCATCTCCACGCTCACCCCCGCGGACATCGCCCACGGGCGCGAGGCGGGCTTCGTCCTCAAGCTGCTCGCGCGGGCGCGCCGGGTGTCGGACGGGCTGGACGTGCGGGTGCACCCGGCCTTCATCCCCGCCGCCAGCCCCCTGTCCGACGTGAAGGGCGGCTTCAACGCGGTGCTGCTCCAGTCCGCGGCCCTGGGCGCCTCGCTCTTCTCGGGCCTGGGCGCCGGTGCCCTGCCCACGGGCAGTGCGGTGGTGTCCGACATCATCGACACCTGCCGGGGCCTGCTGGCGGGAGTGTCGGGCCGTCTGCCCCTGCCGTGCGCGCCCAACGTGCAGGACGTGCCCCTCTTGTCCCCGGGGGAGCGCCGCGGGCCCACCTACCTGCGCTTCTCCGTCAGCGACGAGCCCGGCGTCCTGGGCCGCATCGCCAGCGTGCTCGGCGAGAAGGGGGTGAGCATCAACTCGGTGCTCCAGCGCCCGCCGCGCCCCGAGGACACGCACGCCACCATCGTCGTCTTCACCCACGACACGCGCGAGGCGGACGTCATCGCCGCCGTGCAGTGGATCGACTCGCTGCGCAGCACCCGGGCCCCCACCCAGGTCATCCGCATCGAGGAAGGCCCCGGTCTGCTGCTCTCCGGCCGCTAG
- a CDS encoding biotin--[acetyl-CoA-carboxylase] ligase yields MGVESAEQTYEEIILGFLVEGRDGFCSGEALSDKLGLSRTAVWKHVESLRGKGYRIDAVPARGYRLVDVPDKLTPLELTPLLSTHHLGHHIHFHESLPSTNVTAFQLAADGAEHGEVVVTEQQTAGKGRRGRVWTSPPGVNLYFSAILRPELPPQRASELTLVAAVALAETLREQDADARIKWPNDVQIDGRKVAGILTELSADPDQVHFVVLGVGVNLNSGPEDFPPELAETATSLSRVLGRRINRALFTSSLWGRLEEWLDLHHEVGFEPVRQRWGELSSTLGQEVRVRTDRAELRGVAEGIDAAGALLVRTPEGRLERVLAGDVEQVRPR; encoded by the coding sequence ATGGGTGTCGAAAGCGCCGAGCAGACGTACGAGGAAATCATTCTTGGCTTCCTCGTGGAGGGACGGGATGGGTTCTGTTCGGGCGAGGCGCTCTCGGACAAGCTGGGCCTGTCGCGCACCGCCGTGTGGAAGCACGTGGAGTCGCTGCGCGGCAAGGGCTACCGCATCGACGCCGTGCCCGCGCGGGGCTACCGGCTGGTGGACGTGCCGGACAAGCTCACGCCGCTGGAGCTCACGCCGCTGCTGTCCACGCACCACCTGGGCCACCACATCCACTTCCATGAGAGTCTGCCGTCCACCAACGTGACGGCCTTCCAGCTCGCCGCGGACGGCGCCGAGCACGGTGAAGTGGTCGTCACCGAGCAGCAGACGGCGGGCAAGGGTCGCCGGGGCCGGGTGTGGACCTCGCCCCCGGGGGTGAACCTGTACTTCTCCGCCATCCTCCGGCCGGAGCTGCCGCCGCAGCGCGCCTCGGAGCTCACCCTGGTGGCCGCGGTGGCGCTCGCCGAGACGCTGCGCGAGCAGGACGCGGACGCGCGCATCAAGTGGCCCAACGACGTGCAGATCGACGGGCGCAAGGTGGCGGGCATCCTCACCGAGCTGTCCGCGGATCCGGATCAGGTGCACTTCGTGGTGCTGGGCGTGGGCGTCAACCTCAACTCCGGCCCCGAGGACTTCCCGCCCGAGCTGGCGGAGACGGCCACCTCGCTCTCGCGGGTGCTCGGCCGGCGCATCAACCGGGCGCTGTTCACCAGCTCGCTCTGGGGGCGGCTGGAGGAGTGGTTGGATCTCCACCACGAGGTGGGCTTCGAGCCGGTACGCCAGCGCTGGGGGGAGCTGTCCTCCACGCTGGGCCAGGAGGTGCGTGTACGGACCGACCGGGCGGAATTGCGCGGTGTGGCTGAAGGCATCGACGCGGCGGGGGCACTGCTGGTGCGCACGCCGGAGGGGCGCCTGGAAAGGGTGCTCGCCGGGGATGTGGAGCAGGTGCGGCCCCGCTAG